In the Arachis ipaensis cultivar K30076 chromosome B04, Araip1.1, whole genome shotgun sequence genome, gtatatgactaaaccctaattccttagacctttttaatCTCCTTTAAAGTTCATcaatcgccaattccttggtcacttaattccaattagtggatgaagttcaattctagtttatatgccacagaaatcctaaatacccaaatataagaggaatatatgtcacgtatcccgttaggtccagataattagaaatttaggagaatatattttcaagctgttgttcaagtaaagagtttttccaagttatacaagaacacaattagaacaagggtcatacttctgttccacccaaattcataagataaagaacgaaaacaattcttgaatataaatcagtacatgaattaaaatagaaaaataatagtatcaatccatacaatagacagagcttgtaaccttaacagtggaggtttagttgctcatggtttagagagaaaataaggattcaggtaaactGTAAAGtacggaatgaggtagaagagaagagatgagcccgaagggctgattcttttcccttttatatctaattctaattaatgtaaaatatatttcctaaactaaaataatatcttttcctattttaaaataaaatacaaattcaatcaaaattaatttaGCTTCATGTGCAACTTTCTGAGTGCTTGGGGACCACTTGGGGCATTcggatccacgctgaacttggaaattttCAAGTTCAGCATGGAGGAGGCAGCAGCGTTTTGCTTGTTTCCCTTTGagtccacgttgaacttggattATCCCAACTTCTGCGTGGAGTGATGCGTGATTCCACCTTTGTGCTTTTgatcccacgctgaacttggagtTTCTCAAGTTCAACGTGGGATTGTATGTATGAAATGGAAGAGaagggtatactattatatatcattggaaagatctggaagttagctttctaatgccactaaaatcaagtcaattagatttttatagctcaagttattttttttgagtgcaaggaggtcggagttgacaacatcattcgctttattccttttctgctacaaaactccgtcaaatccatccgaatgctacctgaaataaacataaATTgcaaaaaactcaaagtagcattcatagtggctaaagatatttaaatcttgattaaactcaacaatttgaatacaaattcactagaaaagaTAGAGAAGGTGCTCACGCATCAGTGCTCATCAGGTTGGGAGAAAAATGAAACGGGTAATACATCAAAATAATGTTTATTGGCCCTCTATGATCAAAGATTTCATCGACTATGCAAAGGCATGTCATGAATGTCAACGTCATGGAGTAATACAACAGATCCCAGCAGCCAGGTTGCTTTCGATCATTAAGCCATGGTCGTTTTGAGGTTGGGCTTTAGACTTAGTTAGGTTGATACATCCCCCTTCGTCAAAAAATCATAAATTTATTTTGATGGCAATAGATTATTTCATGAAGTGGGTTGAAGCTGTTCCTCTGATAAAGGTTGGGCAAAATGAAATAATAGATTTCATTGAGGAATATATAATTCATCGATCTGGAATTCCTAAAACACTAAGTACTGATCAAGGGACTATGTTCACTGGTCAACGAATTAAGAATTTCGCAGCCTCAAGGAACATTAATATGGTCACTTCAATTGTACTCCTTATTATGCACAAGCTAATGGGCAAGTCGAAGCGGCAAACATaattttaattggtttgattaAAAATCAGATTGGAAATAGACCTCGAACTTGGCATGAGACTTTGAGCCAAATATTGTGGGCTTATCGAAACTCACCAAGGGGATCAACAGGCACTTCTCCTTATAAATTGGTATACGGGCACGATGCAGTTTTGCCATTAGAAATTAATCTCAACACTATGAGAATTTCAAGGCAAGATGATTTACCAGTCGATGATTATTAGAATGCGATGTACGATGAGTTAAATGATTTAGACTCAGAGCGTGTTTTGGCCCTGGAGAGTATGATTCGACAAAAGGAAAGCATTGCTCGCAGTTATAATCGTCgggtaaaagaaaaatgtttcagTATAGGAGAGTTAGTTTTAAAAGTTGTATTGCCAATGGAAAAGAAGTCGAGATTTCTTGGCAAGTTGTCCCATACATGGGAAGGTCCTTTTCAAGTAATTGAGTTGTACTCTGGAAATGCATACCGAATTAAAGATATTGATTCTGGGAATGTAATTAATTCAATAAATGGAAAATACTTGAAACAGTATCGATGTATGCCAAGTTGGGATCAATGATATAAAAAGTAGAGTTAAAAAAAAGTTACTACAAATAATGATATTCTAAGGTGGAGAAATATAGGGTACTAAAAGTTTTGCTAAGTCTGAGTGTAGGTGAACTCTTTCACTGTTCAGGGCTGAGAATGCTTCAGTCTACTCATATTCTTCATTCTAGGCTTTATCAAGTTGCTTCTCACACTCCTCTCGCTTGGCTTCAAGAGTGTAAATTTCCTTAAAGAGTTTTTGTTGTTTGTTTTGAGCGGTAGCCAAAGGTATCACCATGTCAGCCTTTCTCTTCCTAACCTTGGCTAGCCTTTCATTGATTCTAGCCAATTCCACTTCgagttcttcttcctctttgtcATAATGAGCTCGAGCAACGAAGGCCTgagaaatttttaaatcaaactcTTCACAAGAAGCTTTTATTGGTCGAAGAGCTGTGCTATATTCATCTGTTTCAGAACTTGAATAACAGAACTTTTGATCTCTTTGAGAGTACGAATGTACTTAGAAAAGTATTTATTCCACCAATCAAAGCAAGACTTGGTGATGAATAAACTACACTCGTATCAAAGGTGATTGTAATTCATTTTTCGCTTTTTGTTCGAAGCAAGACAGATATCAAGGGCTTCCTTCGAAAGCAGATTAACATGACAGAGAGGTTTGCTATTTTGGGGAGTGGAGTTGGAATAGCTTGGGAGAAACCCAATTGTCTGGCTGTATAATGAGGAGCATAAAGAGTTGCCTTAATACGTTCTTTTTTGTATTGTGACAGCCCTATTGGAATTACTTGGACAGCCAGTAGGTTTGCCCAATTTCTGTTGGCGATTTCGTCTTCCTGATCATTATTAGGGGAAAAGAGACATTCAAGCCAAGGGGGACCACAACTTTGACGTAAAAAAGGAGTAAAATTGAGGTCATCATTGTTGAAATTTTTACAGGAGTGAAAAAGAGAGAA is a window encoding:
- the LOC107636356 gene encoding uncharacterized protein LOC107636356 translates to MAIDYFMKWVEAVPLIKVGQNEIIDFIEEYIIHRSGIPKTLSTDQGTMFTGQRIKNFAASRNINMIGNRPRTWHETLSQILWAYRNSPRGSTGTSPYKLVYGHDAVLPLEINLNTMRISRQDDLPVDDY